In Amycolatopsis jiangsuensis, the following proteins share a genomic window:
- a CDS encoding NAD(P)/FAD-dependent oxidoreductase, which produces MQSVEYIVVGGGVVGTATAWHLASRGAEVTLLEARELASGASGGPGRRGVRAGGRDLRELPLARRALELWPELDTLLGAPTGYHRNGLLSLYDVEIAGVSGWQSLPARQQAQRAAGIPCEIVDRGRLEAMQPGIAEGVRHALHTPDDGTADHPATTRAFGAAARKLGAAVHEHTGVAGLVPGEDGSVTLELTTGERMRATRGVVLAANRSTPRLLRESIGVSLPLWEKATQVTFVRPPSGFGLNHQIGHTRRSLSVKMTDEGSVMLSGGRPGSWDPVTGVGTVDPDVLRTTLADLAATLPELDGAEVLAVDNNRADTSTIDLIPVIDKAPGLDSVFVGTGWSGHGFALAPAVAEAFASWALDGKRPETLRPFTFDRLGAVVPS; this is translated from the coding sequence ATGCAGTCCGTCGAGTACATCGTCGTCGGCGGCGGTGTGGTGGGCACCGCCACCGCCTGGCACCTCGCCTCACGGGGCGCGGAGGTCACCCTGCTGGAGGCCCGCGAACTCGCCTCCGGCGCCTCCGGCGGGCCGGGCCGCCGCGGCGTCCGCGCCGGCGGGCGGGACCTGCGGGAACTGCCGCTGGCCCGCCGGGCGCTCGAGCTGTGGCCCGAGCTGGACACGCTGCTCGGCGCGCCGACCGGCTACCACCGCAATGGCCTGCTCAGCCTCTACGACGTGGAGATCGCCGGGGTCAGCGGATGGCAGAGCCTGCCGGCCCGGCAACAGGCGCAGCGCGCAGCGGGTATCCCGTGCGAGATCGTCGACCGGGGCAGGCTGGAGGCGATGCAGCCCGGCATCGCCGAGGGTGTCCGGCACGCGCTGCACACCCCGGACGACGGCACCGCGGATCACCCCGCCACGACGAGGGCTTTCGGTGCGGCGGCACGGAAACTCGGCGCTGCCGTGCACGAGCACACCGGGGTGGCCGGGCTCGTCCCCGGAGAGGACGGTTCGGTCACGCTGGAGCTGACCACCGGCGAGCGGATGCGGGCCACCCGCGGCGTGGTCCTCGCCGCGAACCGGTCGACCCCACGGCTGCTGCGTGAATCGATCGGGGTTTCCCTGCCCTTGTGGGAAAAGGCGACGCAGGTGACGTTCGTCCGCCCGCCGTCCGGATTCGGGCTGAACCACCAGATCGGCCACACCCGGCGATCGCTGTCGGTGAAGATGACCGACGAGGGCTCGGTGATGCTCTCCGGCGGCCGGCCCGGGAGCTGGGACCCCGTCACCGGCGTCGGTACGGTCGATCCGGACGTGCTGCGCACTACGCTGGCCGACCTGGCCGCGACGCTGCCGGAGCTGGACGGCGCGGAGGTACTCGCCGTCGACAACAACCGGGCGGACACCAGCACCATCGACCTGATCCCGGTGATCGACAAGGCGCCCGGCCTGGATTCGGTGTTCGTCGGAACCGGCTGGAGCGGCCACGGGTTCGCCCTCGCCCCGGCAGTGGCCGAGGCCTTCGCCAGCTGGGCGCTGGATGGGAAACGCCCGGAGACGCTACGGCCGTTCACCTTCGACCGGCTGGGCGCGGTGGTACCGAGCTGA
- a CDS encoding amino acid ABC transporter ATP-binding protein has translation MSDPAVEIRGVRKSYGSLDVLHGVDLVVEPGEVVCLIGPSGSGKSTLLRCINHLEKIQGGMILVDGELVGYRRSGPDLVETTHRETCRARRHIGMVFQSFNLFHHLTVLQNLVEAPIHVQGTAKGEALAHARAMLERVGLADKHANYPAQLSGGQQQRVAIARALCMRPKLMLFDEPTSALDPELVGEVLEVLRDLAGQAMTMLVVTHEIGFARQVADRVVFMDQGRIVEQGPAGQVLDAPGHERTRRFLDRVG, from the coding sequence ATGAGTGATCCTGCCGTCGAGATCCGCGGGGTGCGGAAGAGTTACGGCTCCCTCGACGTCCTGCACGGAGTCGATCTGGTGGTCGAGCCGGGCGAGGTGGTCTGCCTGATCGGCCCGTCCGGTTCCGGCAAGAGCACCCTGCTGCGGTGCATCAACCACCTGGAGAAGATCCAGGGCGGGATGATCCTGGTGGACGGGGAACTGGTCGGCTACCGCCGTTCCGGGCCCGATCTCGTGGAGACCACGCACCGGGAGACCTGCCGTGCCCGCAGGCACATCGGCATGGTCTTCCAGAGTTTCAACCTGTTCCACCACCTCACCGTGCTGCAGAACCTCGTCGAAGCACCGATCCACGTCCAGGGCACGGCGAAGGGCGAGGCGCTCGCCCACGCGAGAGCGATGCTCGAACGGGTCGGGCTCGCCGACAAACACGCGAACTACCCGGCACAGCTGTCCGGCGGGCAGCAGCAGCGGGTCGCGATCGCGCGGGCACTGTGCATGCGGCCGAAGCTGATGCTGTTCGACGAGCCGACGAGCGCGCTGGATCCGGAACTCGTCGGCGAGGTGCTCGAAGTGCTGCGCGATCTGGCCGGCCAGGCGATGACCATGCTCGTGGTCACGCACGAGATCGGGTTCGCGCGCCAGGTCGCGGACCGGGTGGTGTTCATGGACCAGGGCCGGATCGTCGAACAGGGGCCGGCGGGGCAGGTGCTCGACGCTCCGGGCCACGAACGCACACGCCGTTTTCTGGACCGAGTCGGTTGA
- a CDS encoding amino acid ABC transporter permease, whose protein sequence is MTVSDHLAEQGRTDLPSRILTRKRYGNAVAGVIVALLVALLLTSAFTNDNFSWPAFGHYLFSPAILAGLGRTVELAVIAMALSIVVGVVLAILRQSSSKVLNAVSGAYIWVFRATPLLVLLLLLYNFAALYPRLSLGVPLGPDLFSVETNSVITVAGAAIIGLTLHEAAYCAEIFRAGLISVEHGQREAAEALGMSSRLSLRRIVLPQAMRAIVPPLTNQFVNVVKTTSIVSVISMPELLYSAQIIYARTYETIPLLLVVTFWYLVLTAVLTVGQHYVERHFNRGRQGVPALKERR, encoded by the coding sequence ATGACGGTTTCCGATCACCTGGCCGAGCAGGGGCGCACCGACCTGCCGTCCCGGATCCTGACCAGAAAACGCTACGGCAACGCGGTGGCCGGCGTCATCGTCGCGCTGCTCGTCGCACTCCTGCTCACCTCGGCGTTCACCAACGACAACTTCTCCTGGCCCGCCTTCGGGCACTACCTGTTCAGCCCGGCGATCCTGGCCGGGCTCGGCCGGACGGTCGAACTGGCGGTGATCGCGATGGCGCTGTCGATCGTCGTGGGCGTCGTGCTGGCCATTCTGCGGCAGTCTTCGAGCAAGGTGCTCAACGCGGTTTCCGGCGCCTACATCTGGGTGTTCCGTGCGACGCCGCTGCTCGTGCTGCTGCTCCTGCTGTACAACTTCGCCGCGCTCTACCCCCGGCTGTCGCTCGGCGTTCCGCTCGGCCCGGACCTGTTCAGTGTGGAAACGAACTCGGTGATCACCGTGGCAGGCGCGGCGATCATCGGACTCACCCTGCACGAAGCGGCCTACTGCGCGGAAATCTTCCGGGCCGGGCTGATCTCGGTCGAACACGGGCAGCGGGAGGCCGCCGAGGCGCTGGGCATGTCGAGCCGGCTGTCGCTGCGCCGGATCGTGCTGCCGCAGGCGATGCGGGCCATCGTGCCGCCGCTGACCAACCAGTTCGTGAACGTGGTGAAGACGACCTCGATCGTCAGTGTGATCTCCATGCCGGAACTGCTCTACAGCGCGCAGATCATCTACGCGCGCACCTACGAGACCATTCCGCTGCTGCTGGTCGTCACGTTCTGGTATCTCGTGCTGACCGCGGTGCTGACGGTCGGCCAGCACTACGTGGAGCGGCATTTCAACCGTGGTCGCCAAGGGGTTCCGGCGTTGAAGGAGAGGCGATGA
- a CDS encoding ABC transporter substrate-binding protein, which yields MRRRRWPIAWLLCLIPALAGCGLSSTGTADPALLERPHGRCDPALAKTLPAPIRQRGSFLVAMSPHTPPMAYHAEDNVTIVGLDRDMSQAIADVFCVRADPVPTSLDAIVPGLAAGRYDMVLASLSPTEERRKKADFVTYYNGGQGFLTRSTMKDPLKSYVDLCDRDVGVVIGSVQQGQLDQAAGTCAKAGLPDWRLSLFPDGTAAVLALRSERIGVLYFSISLTQYVASRQPDLFRLAGKYKRALVAAGFAKHSPLTGPVHQAVQRLMDDGTYQRILRKWGLEENDLATTEILNGR from the coding sequence ATGCGGCGGAGGAGATGGCCGATCGCGTGGTTGCTTTGCCTGATACCGGCACTGGCCGGCTGCGGACTGAGTTCGACGGGCACCGCGGATCCCGCGTTGCTGGAACGTCCGCACGGACGGTGCGACCCCGCGCTGGCCAAGACCTTGCCCGCGCCGATCCGCCAGCGTGGCTCGTTCCTGGTCGCGATGTCGCCGCACACCCCGCCGATGGCCTACCACGCCGAGGACAACGTGACCATCGTCGGCCTCGACCGGGACATGAGCCAGGCCATCGCGGACGTGTTCTGCGTGCGTGCGGATCCGGTTCCGACCAGCCTGGATGCCATCGTGCCGGGACTGGCCGCCGGACGCTACGACATGGTGCTCGCCTCGCTCAGCCCCACCGAGGAGCGGCGGAAGAAGGCCGATTTCGTCACCTACTACAACGGCGGGCAGGGTTTTCTCACCCGCAGCACGATGAAGGACCCGCTCAAGTCCTATGTGGACCTGTGTGACCGGGACGTCGGCGTGGTGATCGGTTCGGTCCAGCAGGGTCAGCTGGACCAGGCCGCGGGCACCTGCGCGAAGGCCGGCCTGCCGGACTGGCGGCTGAGCCTCTTCCCGGACGGCACCGCGGCCGTGCTCGCTCTGCGCAGTGAACGGATCGGCGTGCTCTACTTCTCGATCTCGCTCACGCAGTACGTGGCCAGCCGCCAGCCGGACCTGTTCCGGCTGGCCGGCAAGTACAAGCGAGCCCTCGTCGCGGCCGGATTCGCCAAGCATTCGCCGCTGACCGGGCCGGTGCACCAGGCCGTCCAGCGGCTCATGGACGACGGCACCTACCAGCGGATCCTGCGGAAATGGGGCCTCGAGGAAAACGACCTCGCCACCACGGAAATCCTGAACGGAAGGTAG
- a CDS encoding MurR/RpiR family transcriptional regulator, producing the protein METSLTKRIAQVRDQLGAGGLRVADFFALHPSEASVFSAQEIARRAEVSDATVIRTVKQLGYSGLGELRRAAAATVNPVRDPEQTLAEHLTQSDDSSRLLAKMCLDAVQLARALPATVPTEAFETAARIVADAAHTLIVGYGSALPLADSLSLGLRRIGWVASATGQTGYNFADELGRLGPGSALVLIAPLRHVREHDVAISEAKRAGCPIVLVTEVLASHFADRVDTVLVAPSTEDMLPSTLLGHLLILDALLLAVAATDPDRALDGWKTTNRLRGELVDGNLDVPLNRALASRVRPRGDDVTE; encoded by the coding sequence ATGGAGACCTCGTTGACGAAGCGGATCGCCCAGGTCCGGGACCAGCTGGGCGCCGGTGGACTTCGCGTGGCCGACTTCTTCGCGCTGCACCCGTCGGAGGCCTCGGTGTTCTCCGCGCAGGAAATCGCGCGGCGTGCGGAAGTCAGTGACGCGACCGTGATCCGGACCGTCAAACAGCTCGGCTACAGCGGTTTGGGCGAGTTGCGTCGCGCGGCAGCGGCGACGGTGAACCCGGTCCGCGATCCGGAGCAGACGCTGGCCGAGCACCTGACCCAGTCCGACGACAGCAGTCGGCTCCTGGCGAAGATGTGCCTGGACGCCGTGCAGCTGGCCCGTGCCCTGCCCGCGACGGTGCCGACCGAGGCGTTCGAGACGGCGGCGCGCATCGTCGCCGACGCCGCGCACACGCTGATCGTCGGCTACGGATCCGCTCTGCCGCTGGCCGATTCGCTGTCGCTGGGACTACGCCGGATCGGCTGGGTAGCCAGCGCCACCGGCCAGACCGGCTACAACTTCGCCGACGAACTCGGCAGGCTCGGCCCCGGTTCGGCGCTGGTGCTCATCGCCCCGCTGCGCCACGTCCGCGAGCACGACGTGGCCATCAGTGAGGCGAAACGGGCCGGCTGTCCGATCGTGCTGGTCACCGAGGTGCTGGCAAGTCACTTCGCCGACCGCGTGGACACCGTGCTGGTCGCACCGTCCACTGAGGACATGCTGCCGAGTACCCTGCTCGGCCACCTGCTGATCCTGGACGCACTGCTGCTCGCGGTGGCCGCGACCGACCCGGACCGAGCGCTCGACGGCTGGAAGACCACGAACCGTCTGCGCGGCGAGCTGGTCGACGGGAACCTGGACGTACCGCTGAACCGTGCGCTCGCCTCGCGGGTCCGGCCGCGAGGCGACGACGTCACGGAGTGA
- a CDS encoding MerR family transcriptional regulator — MDYSISEVARRFGIAVSALRYYDQVGVLRPAGRRGTVRTYGRDELRRLALIRLLHRDGMMSLADTAATLTEHPAQDRSATRQVIEGSLAAMQEQIRRLRDAQQVLDHLLTCPQDNPVRDCRYLQAQLEQTVETALTGEPPDAGSTLTP, encoded by the coding sequence ATGGACTACTCGATCAGCGAGGTGGCCCGGCGCTTCGGAATCGCCGTCTCCGCCCTGCGGTACTACGACCAGGTCGGCGTGCTGCGGCCAGCCGGACGCCGGGGCACCGTCCGGACCTACGGCCGCGACGAACTGCGCAGGCTGGCCCTCATCCGGCTCCTGCACCGCGACGGCATGATGAGCCTGGCCGACACCGCGGCCACGCTCACCGAGCACCCGGCGCAGGACCGTTCCGCGACCCGGCAGGTGATCGAAGGGTCACTGGCCGCGATGCAGGAGCAGATTCGCCGGCTGCGGGACGCCCAGCAGGTCCTCGACCACCTGCTCACCTGCCCGCAGGACAACCCCGTGCGCGACTGCCGCTATCTGCAGGCCCAGCTCGAGCAGACGGTCGAAACGGCGCTGACCGGCGAACCGCCGGATGCCGGGAGCACGCTCACTCCGTGA
- a CDS encoding FAD-dependent oxidoreductase — protein MIGETSEVIVVGAGPVGLSTALFLADRGVRVTVLEKRDSLAAAPRAGTSVRTLELFRSIGLGAELDRRCWDGPAPFRSVVKDSAIGAVRQAAALPERYARLLAECSPIGIRRTTTQCEVQQLALEQVRQRGGRVRLATEVVDVALGADEVRVETADAGTLVCRYLIGADGARSRVRDLLGIPVADRQVAARLNTAFFRADLHELLPESSTHACFIRNEHVYCTLFAKGGDRWSSHLMDYPGKSAERTVLSPERTIHLLHQAIGKPVPIELLECNAWEAAIGMAGSFRRGRAFLAGDAAHVQSSAGGLGMNTGIQDGHNLAWKLAEVLRGTAGESLVDSYEPERRAAAEASLALSHRVHRGYQSHEDVQQLYARLAEDYLRGMLFYRYPAEGDDAVDILRNQTCVGARLPHRWLDDGEVSTLDLVGAGWTLLTGSGGAGWQAAADQLDVRQIAGFTELSGTGADGAVLVRPDGFVAWRAQRLPADPAGAVRSMLRGERRPPAARSAQG, from the coding sequence ATGATCGGAGAAACCAGTGAAGTGATCGTGGTCGGAGCCGGCCCGGTCGGCTTGTCGACCGCCCTGTTCCTCGCCGACCGGGGCGTGCGGGTGACGGTGCTGGAGAAGCGGGATTCGCTCGCCGCCGCACCGCGTGCCGGAACGAGCGTGCGCACGCTGGAACTGTTCCGCTCGATCGGTCTCGGCGCCGAACTGGACCGGCGGTGCTGGGACGGCCCGGCGCCGTTCCGGTCGGTGGTCAAGGACAGTGCGATCGGCGCGGTGCGCCAGGCCGCGGCGCTGCCCGAGCGGTACGCGCGGCTGCTGGCCGAATGCAGTCCGATCGGGATCCGGCGGACGACGACCCAGTGCGAGGTGCAGCAGCTCGCACTCGAGCAGGTTCGCCAGCGCGGCGGCCGGGTGCGGCTGGCCACCGAAGTGGTCGACGTCGCCCTCGGCGCGGACGAGGTGCGGGTCGAGACGGCCGATGCCGGGACTCTGGTCTGCCGGTACCTGATCGGAGCCGACGGCGCGCGCAGCCGGGTCCGGGACCTGCTCGGTATCCCCGTCGCGGACCGGCAGGTCGCGGCGCGGCTGAACACGGCCTTCTTCCGGGCCGATCTCCACGAGCTGCTTCCGGAATCCTCGACGCACGCCTGTTTCATCCGCAACGAACACGTCTACTGCACACTCTTCGCGAAAGGTGGTGACCGCTGGTCCTCGCATCTGATGGACTACCCCGGAAAATCCGCCGAGCGGACCGTGCTTTCGCCGGAGCGGACCATTCACCTGCTGCACCAGGCGATCGGCAAGCCGGTGCCGATCGAGCTGCTCGAGTGCAACGCGTGGGAAGCGGCGATCGGGATGGCCGGATCGTTCCGTCGCGGCCGGGCCTTCCTCGCCGGCGACGCCGCACACGTGCAGAGTTCCGCCGGCGGGCTCGGCATGAACACCGGGATCCAGGACGGGCACAACCTCGCCTGGAAGCTGGCCGAGGTGCTGCGGGGGACGGCCGGTGAGTCGCTTGTGGACAGTTACGAGCCGGAGCGACGGGCTGCCGCGGAGGCGTCGCTGGCACTGTCCCACCGCGTGCACCGCGGGTACCAGTCTCATGAGGACGTGCAGCAGCTGTACGCCCGCCTGGCCGAGGACTACCTGCGCGGCATGCTCTTCTACCGTTATCCGGCCGAGGGGGACGACGCGGTGGACATCCTGCGGAACCAGACGTGCGTCGGTGCCCGCCTGCCGCACCGGTGGCTCGACGATGGCGAAGTGTCCACCTTGGACCTCGTCGGTGCCGGCTGGACATTGCTGACCGGTTCGGGTGGCGCCGGCTGGCAGGCCGCCGCCGACCAGCTCGACGTGCGGCAGATCGCCGGGTTCACCGAACTGTCCGGCACCGGGGCCGACGGCGCGGTGCTCGTGCGGCCGGACGGTTTCGTCGCCTGGCGTGCGCAACGGCTGCCCGCCGACCCGGCCGGCGCCGTCCGGTCCATGCTGCGCGGGGAGCGCAGGCCACCGGCTGCCCGCTCAGCCCAGGGGTAG
- a CDS encoding alpha/beta hydrolase, producing MRKTWVTAFAVAVVTAAALPAVAAASPETPAWGDCPADVAKPGLECGTLQVPLDYRNPGGTQIDLTISRVASTKPAARRGVLLTNPGGPGDGGLNFPALLRDNGLPQSVLDSYDVIGFDPRGVGHSTPVTCDLRPDQPQPITPPYAHNRAEVVEQADYSKTVAEQCAAAKTGPMLPYVTTANTARDMDRIRMALGEPKISYYGASYGTYLGSVYTTMFPERSDRIVLDSNMGPGGYDSTGIRLIARGMQDRFPDFAKFAAADPEKYQLGSTAAQVTAKFYELVDRLDRTPVQGFDGATLRLYTLFVLYTNDQFPTLAETWHALDTGRPPPAAGAAAAEAGDNNFASHFAVLCADSRWPKSIETYQRHVVLDRARYPMLGGATANVTPCAFWPTAPIEPPVRIGDRGPSNVLMVQNLRDPGTPVSGARQLRRAFGDRARMVTVDQGGHGVYVFAPNKCGNDAVTDYLATGKRPAHDRFCAAEPAPAPGSSASRQAALPLG from the coding sequence GTGCGGAAGACCTGGGTGACGGCGTTCGCGGTGGCGGTGGTGACCGCGGCCGCGCTGCCGGCGGTGGCCGCTGCTTCCCCGGAAACTCCGGCATGGGGCGACTGTCCGGCCGACGTGGCCAAGCCCGGCCTCGAATGCGGCACCCTGCAGGTGCCGCTGGACTACCGGAACCCGGGCGGAACGCAGATCGACCTCACCATTTCCCGGGTGGCCAGCACGAAACCGGCCGCGCGGCGCGGGGTACTGCTGACCAATCCCGGCGGGCCGGGTGACGGCGGGCTGAACTTCCCGGCTCTCCTGCGGGACAACGGGTTGCCGCAGAGCGTGCTGGACAGCTACGACGTGATCGGGTTCGATCCCCGTGGCGTCGGCCACAGCACCCCGGTGACCTGCGACCTGCGGCCGGACCAGCCGCAGCCCATCACGCCGCCGTATGCGCACAACCGCGCGGAAGTGGTGGAGCAGGCCGACTACTCGAAGACCGTCGCAGAGCAGTGCGCCGCGGCGAAGACCGGGCCGATGCTGCCGTACGTGACGACTGCCAACACCGCGCGCGACATGGACCGCATCCGGATGGCGCTGGGCGAACCGAAGATCTCCTACTACGGCGCCTCGTACGGCACCTACCTCGGTTCCGTGTACACCACGATGTTCCCGGAGCGCAGCGACCGGATCGTGCTGGACAGCAACATGGGTCCCGGCGGCTACGACAGCACCGGCATCCGGCTGATCGCCCGCGGAATGCAGGACCGCTTCCCCGATTTCGCGAAGTTCGCCGCGGCGGACCCCGAGAAGTACCAGCTCGGCAGCACCGCGGCACAGGTGACGGCGAAGTTCTACGAGCTGGTCGACCGGCTGGACCGGACCCCGGTGCAGGGGTTCGACGGGGCGACGCTGCGGCTGTACACGCTTTTCGTGCTCTACACCAACGACCAGTTCCCGACTCTGGCCGAGACGTGGCACGCACTCGACACCGGCCGGCCGCCGCCGGCCGCGGGCGCGGCCGCCGCGGAAGCCGGCGACAACAACTTCGCTTCGCACTTCGCCGTGCTGTGCGCGGATTCCCGCTGGCCGAAATCGATCGAGACCTACCAGCGGCACGTCGTGCTCGACCGGGCCCGGTACCCGATGCTCGGCGGCGCCACGGCCAACGTCACGCCGTGCGCGTTCTGGCCGACGGCCCCGATCGAACCGCCGGTGCGCATCGGCGACCGGGGTCCGTCGAACGTGCTGATGGTGCAGAACCTGCGCGACCCGGGCACGCCGGTGTCCGGTGCCCGGCAGCTGCGCCGGGCCTTCGGCGACCGCGCCCGGATGGTGACTGTCGACCAGGGCGGCCACGGCGTCTACGTCTTCGCCCCGAACAAGTGCGGGAACGACGCCGTGACCGACTACCTGGCCACCGGGAAACGTCCGGCGCACGACCGGTTCTGCGCTGCCGAGCCGGCGCCCGCACCCGGTTCGAGCGCGTCGCGGCAGGCAGCGCTACCCCTGGGCTGA
- a CDS encoding SAM-dependent methyltransferase, with product MSSNADPNAPVGVDPDRASVARIYDYALGGTTNYEVDRQTFGELTQVMPDLADAIRENRAFLIRLTRFLATHARMTQYLDCGSGLPTAENVHHVVQRLQPESKVVYVDNDPVVSAHGRALLEDNDRTRYIEGDIFAPASILEHDVVRTHLDWEQPIALLFIATLHHHKGDRHRPAEIMRSYLDALPSGSYVAISHFLDPGPDGDADAVHALEEAIASGSLGGATARTREEILEMVDGLEIIEPGLVELRDWWSDGPQLAPPNTAQRIMAGVVARKP from the coding sequence ATGTCGTCGAACGCAGATCCGAACGCGCCCGTCGGAGTCGACCCGGACCGGGCGAGCGTCGCGCGGATCTACGACTACGCCCTCGGCGGTACCACGAACTACGAGGTGGACCGGCAGACCTTCGGTGAGCTCACCCAGGTGATGCCGGACCTGGCCGACGCCATCCGGGAGAACCGGGCGTTCCTGATCCGGCTCACCCGCTTCCTGGCCACGCACGCGCGGATGACCCAGTACCTCGACTGCGGTTCCGGCCTGCCCACCGCGGAGAACGTGCACCACGTGGTGCAGCGGCTGCAGCCGGAGTCGAAGGTCGTCTACGTCGACAACGACCCGGTGGTGAGCGCGCACGGGCGCGCGCTGCTGGAGGACAACGACCGGACCCGCTACATCGAGGGTGACATCTTCGCGCCGGCGAGCATCCTCGAGCACGACGTCGTCCGCACGCACCTGGACTGGGAGCAGCCGATCGCGCTGCTGTTCATCGCCACGCTGCACCACCACAAGGGCGACCGGCACCGGCCGGCCGAGATCATGCGCAGCTACCTCGACGCGCTGCCCTCGGGCTCGTACGTGGCCATCTCGCACTTCCTCGACCCGGGTCCGGACGGCGACGCCGACGCCGTGCACGCGCTGGAGGAGGCCATCGCCAGCGGCTCGCTCGGCGGCGCCACCGCGCGCACCCGGGAGGAAATCCTGGAAATGGTCGACGGGCTGGAGATCATCGAACCCGGACTGGTGGAACTGCGCGACTGGTGGTCCGACGGCCCGCAGCTCGCACCGCCGAACACCGCGCAGCGGATCATGGCCGGGGTCGTCGCGCGCAAACCCTGA
- a CDS encoding DUF5997 family protein: protein MTSQKSSQTMKPATAAKKLGVYLEATPAEFRAGVVSRDELNALQTDPPEWLRELRRTGPHPRPVVAAKLGVSIGGLARGGITEPLTTEQIDALKAEEPDWLRHERATQAEVRREAARLKARETEG, encoded by the coding sequence ATGACGTCGCAGAAGAGCTCCCAGACGATGAAACCGGCCACCGCGGCCAAGAAGCTGGGCGTCTACCTCGAAGCCACCCCCGCCGAGTTCCGCGCGGGCGTGGTCTCCCGCGACGAGCTGAACGCCCTGCAGACCGATCCACCGGAGTGGTTGCGCGAACTGCGCCGCACCGGACCGCATCCGCGTCCGGTCGTCGCGGCCAAACTGGGCGTCTCGATCGGCGGACTCGCCCGTGGCGGGATCACCGAGCCACTCACCACCGAGCAGATCGACGCGCTGAAGGCCGAGGAACCGGACTGGCTGCGCCACGAACGGGCCACGCAAGCCGAGGTCCGCCGGGAGGCCGCCCGGCTGAAGGCGCGCGAGACCGAGGGCTGA
- a CDS encoding LysR substrate-binding domain-containing protein, whose translation MTSAERPPAFRLAYVPGATPAKWVRIWGEREPRVSLELVAVSAAEAADAVREDRADAALLRLPGDRDGLHAIPLYTETTVVVAPKDHLIAAADEVSGVDLADDVVLHPLDDPFDWPTPPGRPPGLPARERPATTGDAIELVAAGVGLLVVPQSLARLHHRRDLTYRTLTDAPQSCVALSWPEGETSALVEQFIGIVRGRTVNSTRGQQEAKAKGGTPARTPAKPTREPSRRRGAPKPGRSRRHR comes from the coding sequence GTGACTTCAGCGGAGCGGCCGCCGGCGTTCCGGCTCGCCTACGTGCCCGGGGCGACGCCCGCGAAATGGGTCCGGATCTGGGGCGAACGCGAGCCGCGGGTGTCGCTGGAGCTGGTCGCGGTGTCGGCCGCCGAGGCCGCGGACGCGGTGCGCGAGGACCGTGCCGACGCGGCGTTGCTGAGGTTGCCCGGTGACCGGGACGGCCTGCACGCGATCCCGCTCTACACCGAGACCACGGTGGTCGTGGCCCCGAAGGACCACCTGATCGCCGCGGCGGACGAGGTGTCCGGTGTGGACCTCGCCGACGACGTGGTGCTGCATCCGCTCGACGACCCGTTCGACTGGCCCACCCCACCCGGGCGCCCACCGGGCCTTCCGGCGCGCGAACGCCCGGCCACCACCGGCGACGCGATCGAACTGGTCGCGGCCGGGGTCGGCCTGCTCGTGGTGCCGCAGTCCCTCGCGCGGCTGCACCACCGCCGCGACCTCACGTACCGGACTCTCACCGACGCGCCGCAGTCATGCGTCGCGCTGTCCTGGCCGGAGGGGGAGACGAGCGCGCTGGTGGAGCAGTTCATCGGAATCGTCCGCGGCCGCACGGTGAACAGCACCCGCGGACAGCAGGAGGCGAAGGCCAAGGGCGGCACACCCGCCCGCACGCCGGCGAAGCCCACCCGTGAACCGTCCCGCCGCCGCGGCGCCCCGAAACCAGGCCGGTCCCGCCGCCACCGGTGA